One stretch of Cellulomonas wangsupingiae DNA includes these proteins:
- a CDS encoding GuaB1 family IMP dehydrogenase-related protein: MRFLAGHTAASDLTYGDVFLVPSRSEVTSRFDVDLASSDGTGTTIPVVVANMTAVAGRRMAETVARRGGIAVLPQDTPTDVVRKVVSSVKERHPVVETATVVARQDTVHTALTLIAKRSHGAAVVVDDGRPVGVVTEADCRDVDMFTQVDQVMTPDPTTVDLAVIEQGGTHGLEDAFEQLHRSRRRFSPVVSDGRLVGVLTRVGALRSSIYTPALDAQGRLRIAAAVGINGDVKGKASDLLDAGVDVLVVDTAHGHQRKMLDALAAVRALDPQVPVVAGNVVTAQGVRDLVEAGADIVKVGVGPGAMCTTRMMTAVGRPQFSAVLECAAEARRLGRHVWADGGVRHPRDVALALAAGASQVMVGSWFAGTHESPGDMRTDSQGRLYKESFGMASARAVAARTQGGSAFERARKGLYEEGISHSRMYLDPRRPGVEDLIDQITAGVRSAATYVGATNLEELHERAVVGIQSAAGYDEGRPLPDGW; encoded by the coding sequence ATGCGCTTCCTCGCAGGCCACACGGCCGCGTCCGACCTGACGTACGGCGACGTGTTCCTCGTCCCGTCACGCTCCGAGGTCACCTCACGCTTCGACGTCGACCTCGCGTCGTCCGACGGCACGGGCACGACGATCCCCGTCGTCGTCGCCAACATGACCGCGGTCGCCGGCCGTCGCATGGCCGAGACGGTGGCGCGGCGCGGCGGCATCGCGGTGCTCCCGCAGGACACGCCGACCGACGTCGTCCGCAAGGTCGTCTCGTCGGTGAAGGAACGGCACCCGGTCGTCGAGACCGCGACGGTCGTGGCCCGTCAGGACACCGTGCACACCGCGCTCACGCTGATCGCGAAGCGCTCGCACGGTGCGGCGGTGGTCGTCGACGACGGCCGCCCGGTCGGTGTGGTGACCGAGGCGGACTGCCGGGACGTCGACATGTTCACGCAGGTCGACCAGGTGATGACGCCCGACCCCACGACCGTCGACCTCGCGGTGATCGAGCAGGGCGGCACGCACGGTCTGGAGGACGCGTTCGAGCAGCTGCACCGCTCGCGGCGCCGCTTCTCCCCCGTCGTCTCCGACGGCCGGCTGGTCGGCGTGCTCACCCGCGTGGGCGCGCTGCGCTCCTCGATCTACACCCCGGCGCTCGACGCGCAGGGACGGCTGCGCATCGCGGCCGCCGTCGGCATCAACGGCGACGTGAAGGGCAAGGCGTCCGACCTGCTGGACGCGGGTGTCGACGTGCTCGTCGTCGACACCGCGCACGGCCACCAGCGCAAGATGCTGGACGCGCTGGCCGCGGTGCGGGCGCTCGACCCCCAGGTGCCGGTCGTCGCGGGCAACGTCGTGACCGCGCAGGGCGTGCGGGACCTCGTCGAGGCGGGCGCCGACATCGTCAAGGTCGGCGTCGGGCCGGGCGCCATGTGCACGACCCGCATGATGACCGCCGTGGGCCGACCGCAGTTCTCCGCGGTGCTCGAGTGCGCGGCCGAGGCCCGGCGGCTCGGCCGGCACGTGTGGGCCGACGGCGGCGTGCGGCACCCGCGGGACGTCGCTCTGGCGCTGGCGGCGGGCGCGTCGCAGGTGATGGTCGGCTCGTGGTTCGCCGGCACGCACGAGTCGCCCGGCGACATGCGGACGGACAGCCAGGGCCGGCTGTACAAGGAGAGCTTCGGCATGGCGTCGGCGCGCGCCGTGGCGGCCCGCACCCAGGGCGGGTCGGCGTTCGAGCGGGCCCGCAAGGGCCTGTACGAGGAGGGCATCTCCCACTCGCGGATGTACCTGGACCCGCGCCGTCCGGGCGTCGAGGACCTGATCGACCAGATCACCGCCGGGGTGCGCTCCGCGGCGACCTACGTGGGCGCGACGAACCTCGAGGAGCTGCACGAACGGGCCGTCGTGGGCATCCAGTCCGCGGCCGGGTACGACGAGGGTCGTCCCCTGCCCGACGGCTGGTGA
- a CDS encoding DUF4126 domain-containing protein: MLVALTGIGLSAAAGLNAYIPFLLVALLARFTDLVVLPAGLAWMESWWAIGVGSVLLLADVVLDKVPAVDTLNDAVQTFIRPATGGIVFAATSAAEDLEASSWVQENPWVPVVAGIVVAGLVHTGKAAARPVVNAGTGGVGAPVVSTLEDGASIGLSLVAVFLPVLVLVVLGLVVWGLVVLRRRRRAGRWSSTAQDGPRRGT, encoded by the coding sequence ATGCTGGTCGCGCTCACGGGGATCGGCCTGTCGGCCGCGGCGGGCCTCAACGCGTACATCCCGTTCCTGCTCGTCGCGCTGCTCGCCCGGTTCACCGACCTGGTCGTGCTGCCGGCGGGTCTGGCGTGGATGGAGAGCTGGTGGGCGATCGGCGTCGGCAGCGTGCTGCTGCTGGCCGACGTCGTGCTGGACAAGGTGCCGGCCGTCGACACGCTCAACGACGCCGTGCAGACGTTCATCCGGCCGGCGACGGGCGGCATCGTGTTCGCCGCGACGTCGGCGGCCGAGGACCTCGAGGCCTCGTCGTGGGTGCAGGAGAACCCCTGGGTGCCCGTCGTGGCGGGCATCGTCGTCGCCGGGCTCGTGCACACCGGCAAGGCCGCGGCACGGCCGGTCGTGAACGCCGGGACCGGTGGCGTCGGCGCGCCCGTCGTGTCGACCCTCGAGGACGGGGCCTCGATCGGGCTGAGCCTGGTCGCCGTGTTCCTGCCGGTGCTCGTGCTCGTCGTCCTCGGGCTCGTCGTCTGGGGGCTGGTCGTGCTGCGACGGCGCCGGCGGGCGGGGCGGTGGAGCTCCACGGCGCAGGACGGACCGCGGCGCGGGACCTAG
- the dxs gene encoding 1-deoxy-D-xylulose-5-phosphate synthase, which yields MGLLERISSPQDVRRLTTQQVDALAEEVRAFLVDQVSRTGGHLGPNLGVVELSIALHRVFDSPRDTIVFDTGHQAYVHKLLTGRHDFSSLRRRGGMSGYPSRAESEHDVVENSHASTALSWADGIAKARELRGEADRHTVAVIGDGALTGGMAWEALNNIAAGVDRRLVVVVNDNGRSYAPTIGGLAQHLDSLRTTQGYESVLTWGKTTLRRSGPPGRLAYEALHGLKKGIKDVVAPQGMFEDLGLKYVGPVDGHDEQAVERALRRARAFGGPVIVHVITEKGRGYTPAEQDVADRFHAVGQIHPETGLPLAPSRFGWTSVFADEIVRIGRRRPDVVAITAAMLQPVGLAPFAAEFPERVFDVGIAEQHAATSAAGMAYAGLHPVVALYATFLNRAFDQVLMDVALHRAGVTFVLDRAGITGDDGASHNGMWDLAMLSIVPGLRLAAPRDEPTLRAALRQAVDIDDAPSVVRYPKGSMGDPIPALEDVDGVDVLARHEGEGARVLVVGIGAMAGTALAVGELLAAHGAAVTVVDPRWALPVPAALVKLAGEHDHVVTLEDGLVDGGAGALLGQRAREANVPTPVQSFGVPAVFLQHASRDEVIDELRLKPHDVAGDVLAALGARR from the coding sequence GTGGGGCTGCTCGAACGCATCTCGTCGCCGCAGGACGTGCGTCGGCTCACGACGCAGCAGGTCGACGCGCTCGCGGAGGAGGTCCGCGCGTTCCTCGTCGACCAGGTCTCGCGCACGGGTGGTCACCTCGGCCCCAACCTCGGGGTCGTCGAGCTGTCCATCGCGCTGCACCGCGTCTTCGACTCCCCGCGCGACACGATCGTGTTCGACACCGGCCACCAGGCCTACGTGCACAAGCTGCTCACCGGGCGGCACGACTTCTCCTCCCTGCGGCGCCGCGGGGGGATGTCCGGGTACCCCAGCCGGGCCGAGTCCGAGCACGACGTCGTCGAGAACTCGCACGCGTCGACGGCGCTGTCGTGGGCCGACGGCATCGCCAAGGCGCGCGAGCTGCGCGGCGAGGCCGACCGGCACACGGTCGCCGTCATCGGTGACGGCGCCCTGACCGGCGGGATGGCCTGGGAGGCGCTCAACAACATCGCCGCGGGCGTCGACCGGCGCCTCGTCGTGGTGGTCAACGACAACGGGCGGTCCTACGCGCCCACGATCGGCGGGCTCGCCCAGCACCTGGACTCGCTGCGGACCACGCAGGGGTACGAGTCGGTGCTGACGTGGGGCAAGACCACGCTGCGCCGCTCCGGCCCTCCCGGGCGCCTGGCGTACGAGGCGCTGCACGGCCTGAAGAAGGGCATCAAGGACGTCGTCGCGCCGCAGGGCATGTTCGAGGACCTCGGCCTGAAGTACGTCGGCCCCGTCGACGGGCACGACGAGCAGGCGGTCGAGCGCGCGCTGCGCCGCGCGCGCGCCTTCGGCGGCCCCGTCATCGTGCACGTCATCACGGAGAAGGGCCGGGGCTACACGCCGGCCGAGCAGGACGTCGCCGACCGGTTCCACGCGGTCGGGCAGATCCATCCCGAGACCGGGCTGCCGCTGGCGCCGTCGCGCTTCGGCTGGACCAGCGTCTTCGCGGACGAGATCGTGCGCATCGGCCGGCGCCGCCCGGACGTCGTGGCGATCACGGCCGCCATGCTGCAGCCGGTGGGCCTCGCACCGTTCGCCGCCGAGTTCCCCGAGCGGGTCTTCGACGTGGGGATCGCCGAGCAGCACGCGGCGACGTCGGCCGCCGGCATGGCGTACGCGGGCCTGCACCCGGTCGTGGCGCTGTACGCCACGTTCCTCAACCGCGCGTTCGACCAGGTGCTCATGGACGTCGCGCTGCACCGCGCCGGCGTCACGTTCGTCCTCGACCGCGCCGGCATCACCGGCGACGACGGCGCGAGCCACAACGGCATGTGGGACCTGGCGATGCTGTCCATCGTGCCCGGGCTACGCCTCGCGGCGCCCCGTGACGAGCCGACGCTGCGCGCCGCGCTGCGTCAGGCGGTCGACATCGACGACGCCCCGAGCGTCGTGCGGTACCCGAAGGGCTCGATGGGCGACCCGATCCCGGCGCTCGAGGACGTCGACGGGGTCGACGTGCTCGCGCGGCACGAGGGCGAGGGTGCGCGCGTGCTCGTCGTCGGGATCGGCGCGATGGCCGGCACCGCGCTCGCGGTGGGGGAGCTGCTCGCCGCGCACGGCGCGGCGGTGACGGTCGTCGACCCGCGCTGGGCGCTGCCCGTGCCCGCCGCGCTCGTCAAGCTCGCAGGGGAGCACGACCACGTCGTGACGCTCGAGGACGGGCTCGTCGACGGCGGTGCGGGTGCTCTCCTGGGCCAGCGCGCCCGGGAGGCGAACGTCCCGACGCCCGTGCAGTCGTTCGGGGTGCCGGCCGTGTTCCTGCAGCACGCGTCGCGTGACGAGGTGATCGACGAGCTGCGGCTGAAGCCCCACGACGTCGCGGGAGACGTGCTCGCCGCGCTGGGTGCGCGGCGCTGA
- the pflB gene encoding formate C-acetyltransferase, with protein sequence MTITAAPSDRSDTAVPAAWEGFVTGPWTDQVDVRDFIQRNYTPYTGDSSFLTGPTARTTGIWDRLCEMFPAEREKGVYDVDASTPSTITAHAPGYIDEANEVIVGLQTDAPLKRAIMPNGGWRMVQTSLETYGYEAPQEIVDIYTKYRKTHNDGVFDVYPPNVRAARSSHIITGLPDAYGRGRIIGDYRRVALYGVDQLIAAKKLEKASLDMERSVEDVIRDREELSEQIRALNELKTMAASYGYDISQPATNAREAVQWLYFGYLAAVKEQNGAAMSLGRTSTFLDVYLQRDLESGLLTEEQAQEIIDDFVIKLRIVRFLRTPEYDELFSGDPTWVTESIGGIGEDGRPLVTKTSFRFLQTLYNLGPAPEPNMTVFWSERLPEGFKRYCAQVSIDTSAVQYESDELIRASWGDDAAIACCVSPMRVGKQMQFFGARVNIGKALLYAINGGRDEITGKQVAPVSAPVQGDVLDYDDVLAKFDKTLDWLAETYVDALNCVHYMHDKYAYERIEMALHDRTVLRTLACGIAGLSVVTDSLSAIKYAKVTPLRTADGLVTEYAVEGDYPTYGNDDDRADDIAVWIVRRFMEKIRALPTYRNALHTQSVLTITSNVVYGKNTGSTPDGRKLGEPFAPGANPMNGRDTHGMLASALSVAKLPYSEAQDGISLTSSIVPAGLGRTKDEQVTNLVGLLDAYVLSSGYHMNVNVLNRETLVDAMENPEKYPQLTIRVSGYAVNFVRLTREQQLDVLSRTFHGAV encoded by the coding sequence ATGACCATCACCGCCGCACCCAGCGACCGCAGCGACACCGCCGTACCCGCGGCCTGGGAGGGCTTCGTCACCGGACCGTGGACCGACCAGGTCGACGTCCGCGACTTCATCCAGCGCAACTACACGCCGTACACCGGTGACTCGAGCTTCCTCACCGGCCCCACGGCCCGCACCACGGGCATCTGGGACCGGCTCTGCGAGATGTTCCCCGCCGAGCGCGAGAAGGGCGTGTACGACGTCGACGCCTCCACGCCGTCGACCATCACCGCGCACGCCCCCGGCTACATCGACGAGGCCAACGAGGTCATCGTCGGCCTGCAGACCGACGCCCCCCTGAAGCGCGCGATCATGCCCAACGGCGGGTGGCGCATGGTGCAGACGTCGCTCGAGACGTACGGGTACGAGGCGCCGCAGGAGATCGTCGACATCTACACGAAGTACCGCAAGACCCACAACGACGGGGTCTTCGACGTGTACCCCCCGAACGTGCGCGCCGCGCGCTCGTCCCACATCATCACGGGCCTGCCCGACGCGTACGGCCGCGGCCGCATCATCGGCGACTACCGCCGCGTCGCGCTGTACGGCGTCGACCAGCTCATCGCCGCCAAGAAGCTCGAGAAGGCGTCGCTCGACATGGAGCGCTCGGTCGAGGACGTCATCCGCGACCGCGAGGAGCTCAGCGAGCAGATCCGCGCGCTGAACGAGCTCAAGACGATGGCCGCGTCCTACGGCTACGACATCTCCCAGCCGGCCACCAACGCCCGCGAGGCCGTGCAGTGGCTGTACTTCGGCTACCTGGCCGCGGTGAAGGAGCAGAACGGCGCCGCGATGTCGCTGGGCCGCACCTCGACGTTCCTCGACGTGTACCTGCAGCGGGACCTCGAGTCCGGCCTCCTGACCGAGGAGCAGGCGCAGGAGATCATCGACGACTTCGTCATCAAGCTGCGCATCGTCCGGTTCCTGCGCACCCCCGAGTACGACGAGCTCTTCTCCGGCGACCCGACGTGGGTCACGGAGTCGATCGGCGGCATCGGCGAGGACGGGCGGCCGCTGGTCACCAAGACGTCGTTCCGCTTCCTGCAGACCCTGTACAACCTGGGCCCGGCCCCCGAGCCGAACATGACCGTGTTCTGGAGCGAGCGCCTGCCCGAGGGCTTCAAGCGGTACTGCGCCCAGGTGTCGATCGACACGTCGGCCGTGCAGTACGAGTCCGACGAGCTCATCCGTGCCTCGTGGGGCGACGACGCGGCCATCGCGTGCTGCGTGTCCCCGATGCGCGTGGGCAAGCAGATGCAGTTCTTCGGTGCCCGCGTCAACATCGGCAAGGCCCTGCTGTACGCCATCAACGGCGGCCGCGACGAGATCACCGGCAAGCAGGTCGCGCCGGTCAGCGCACCGGTCCAGGGCGACGTGCTCGACTACGACGACGTGCTGGCGAAGTTCGACAAGACGCTCGACTGGCTCGCCGAGACCTACGTCGACGCGCTCAACTGCGTGCACTACATGCACGACAAGTACGCCTACGAGCGCATCGAGATGGCGCTGCACGACCGGACGGTCCTGCGGACGCTCGCGTGCGGCATCGCCGGCCTGTCGGTCGTCACCGACTCGCTGTCCGCGATCAAGTACGCCAAGGTCACGCCGCTGCGGACCGCGGACGGCCTGGTCACCGAGTACGCCGTCGAGGGCGACTACCCGACGTACGGCAACGACGACGACCGTGCGGACGACATCGCGGTGTGGATCGTGCGGCGCTTCATGGAGAAGATCCGCGCGCTGCCGACGTACCGCAACGCGCTGCACACGCAGTCGGTGCTGACGATCACGTCGAACGTCGTCTACGGGAAGAACACCGGGTCGACGCCCGACGGGCGCAAGCTCGGCGAGCCGTTCGCCCCGGGCGCCAACCCGATGAACGGTCGCGACACGCACGGCATGCTCGCCTCGGCGCTGTCCGTGGCCAAGCTCCCGTACTCCGAGGCGCAGGACGGCATCTCGCTGACCTCGTCGATCGTGCCCGCCGGGCTCGGCCGCACGAAGGACGAGCAGGTGACGAACCTCGTCGGTCTGCTGGACGCCTACGTGCTGTCCTCCGGCTACCACATGAACGTCAACGTGCTGAACCGCGAGACGCTCGTGGACGCCATGGAGAACCCGGAGAAGTACCCCCAGCTGACGATCCGCGTCTCGGGCTACGCCGTGAACTTCGTGCGGCTCACCCGCGAGCAGCAGCTCGACGTGCTGTCCCGCACCTTCCACGGCGCGGTCTGA
- the pflA gene encoding pyruvate formate-lyase-activating protein, with product MSSTATEQTGAPVVPLGMPLIGGSHTRTQGHGTAGLEATEAERGERLAAVREGRLGSVHSWELVTAVDGPGTRLTIFLSGCPLRCLYCHNPDTMEMRRGTDVTADELLTRIARYRGVFKATGGGITISGGEPLMQPAFVRRLVRGAAAMDVPVAIDTSGFLGAQATDEMLDDVSLVLLDVKSGLPETYKRATGRELQPTLDFGRRLAARGNRMWIRFVLVPGLTDAPENVEAVADYVASLGEAVERVEVLPFHQMGRDKWADLGMRYELEDTEPPSPEATEAVRDVFRARGLTTF from the coding sequence ATGAGCAGCACCGCCACCGAGCAGACCGGCGCGCCGGTCGTCCCGCTCGGCATGCCGCTGATCGGGGGATCGCACACCCGCACGCAGGGTCACGGGACCGCCGGCCTCGAGGCCACCGAGGCCGAGCGCGGTGAGCGCCTCGCGGCCGTGCGCGAGGGCCGGCTGGGTTCCGTGCACTCGTGGGAGCTGGTCACAGCCGTGGACGGTCCCGGCACGCGCCTGACGATCTTCCTGTCCGGGTGCCCGCTGCGGTGCCTGTACTGCCACAACCCCGACACGATGGAGATGCGGCGCGGCACCGACGTCACCGCCGACGAGCTCCTCACCCGCATCGCGCGCTACCGCGGGGTCTTCAAGGCGACCGGCGGGGGGATCACCATCTCCGGTGGTGAGCCGCTCATGCAGCCGGCGTTCGTGCGGCGGCTGGTCCGCGGTGCCGCCGCCATGGACGTGCCGGTCGCGATCGACACGTCGGGGTTCCTCGGGGCCCAGGCCACCGACGAGATGCTCGACGACGTCTCCCTGGTGCTGCTCGACGTGAAGTCGGGGCTGCCCGAGACGTACAAGCGCGCCACGGGCCGCGAGCTGCAGCCGACGCTCGACTTCGGCCGTCGGCTCGCCGCACGCGGCAACCGGATGTGGATCCGGTTCGTGCTCGTGCCGGGCCTGACCGACGCCCCCGAGAACGTCGAGGCCGTCGCGGACTACGTCGCCTCGCTGGGTGAGGCCGTCGAGCGCGTCGAGGTCCTGCCGTTCCACCAGATGGGCCGCGACAAGTGGGCGGACCTTGGCATGCGCTACGAGCTGGAGGACACCGAGCCCCCGTCGCCCGAGGCCACCGAGGCGGTCCGCGACGTCTTCCGCGCCCGAGGCCTCACCACCTTCTGA
- a CDS encoding type IV toxin-antitoxin system AbiEi family antitoxin, whose amino-acid sequence MATAAAVDMRALRAGGTSWAAIHRMERSGEFVQLFRSVLVRRSVLDDPVVRARAIGMVLPPGGAVCRETAAWLHGIDARAPGLHLRPPSLQCVVPTGTSRVRRAGQRSWVSDVPRDDVAVVHGVPATTPARTALDLARYSPRHLALAAVDAYAHQGHVDPAALRTRTRALAGARNIARARFVLEHCVPATESAGESWLRLRLVEAELPRPTSQISIRDATGREVYRLDLGYPEKRVGIEYDGEEFHHATHAQVVADERRRQDLTRRFGWTVIGVHRGDVLGRRNDLERTVAGLIGFEGTVLARQQW is encoded by the coding sequence ATGGCGACAGCGGCGGCGGTGGACATGAGGGCGCTCCGCGCCGGCGGGACGTCCTGGGCCGCCATCCACCGCATGGAGCGGTCCGGGGAGTTCGTGCAGCTGTTCCGCAGCGTGCTGGTGCGCCGCTCGGTGCTGGACGACCCCGTGGTCCGGGCACGCGCGATCGGCATGGTGCTGCCCCCGGGCGGCGCGGTCTGCCGCGAGACCGCGGCCTGGCTGCACGGGATCGACGCGCGGGCACCCGGCCTGCACCTGCGTCCGCCGTCGCTCCAGTGCGTCGTGCCGACTGGCACGTCCCGCGTACGGCGTGCGGGGCAACGCTCCTGGGTCAGCGACGTCCCGCGTGACGACGTCGCGGTCGTGCACGGGGTCCCTGCCACGACCCCCGCCCGGACCGCCCTCGACCTGGCTCGCTACTCGCCGCGCCACCTCGCGCTGGCCGCCGTCGACGCCTACGCGCACCAGGGTCACGTCGACCCGGCCGCCCTCCGGACGCGCACCCGGGCACTCGCCGGTGCGCGGAACATCGCGCGCGCTCGGTTCGTGCTCGAGCACTGCGTGCCCGCCACCGAGTCCGCCGGCGAGTCGTGGCTCCGGCTACGCCTCGTCGAGGCCGAGCTGCCCCGGCCGACGTCACAGATCAGCATCCGCGACGCGACCGGACGGGAGGTCTACCGGCTCGACCTGGGGTACCCGGAGAAGCGCGTCGGGATCGAGTACGACGGTGAGGAGTTCCACCACGCGACCCACGCCCAGGTCGTCGCCGACGAGCGGCGACGACAGGACCTGACGCGACGGTTCGGATGGACCGTCATCGGGGTGCACCGGGGAGATGTCCTGGGACGTCGCAACGACCTCGAGCGGACCGTGGCCGGCCTCATCGGCTTCGAGGGCACCGTGCTGGCTCGTCAGCAGTGGTGA
- a CDS encoding 3-hydroxyacyl-CoA dehydrogenase NAD-binding domain-containing protein → MSTPAPRPERVTRSLVRDVPLPGGLGTLALVTLDNGLDHTKPTTLGPQGIAELTAVLRAQRDRARAGEIAALAVTGKPYFLAAGADLTQVATVRTRDEALGLGRGGHEAYRLLGELGVPTFAFVNGVALGGGFEVALNCDYRTAAADVRALALPETGLGLVPGWGGAYLVPRLVGIEAAIDVVLTRPAANKPFTAQQAAAIGLVDAVLAPADFLEESIRWAAGVLRGEVDVPRRPLDDAATWEAAVGAARARLDAVVHGSRPAPSRALDLMAAARDADRDTAFAAEDEALADLIMSDEMRASVYAFGLVQGGKRPTGAPDASLARPVTRVGVVGAGLMAAQIALLFAQRLGVPVVMRDLDEARVQQGLDAVRSTVERLVRSGRMSSDAGARIAAQVSGSTDIGVFAGCDLVIEAVTEVLELKKRVFAELEGVVAPDTVLATNTSALSVTRMAADLQHPERVVGLHFFNPVAAMPLVEVVQAERTSDEALATGFAVAGRLRKTAVLVKDRPGFVVNRLLVLLLGIIVDAVEHGTPVEVADRALDPLGLPMPPFELFDLVGPAVGLHVLTSLREDLGDRFPRSPGLEKLVAEGTRVVTPAPAKGLPKRVDPAVQAVFDAAREAPVDGTPLDEAGVLDAVLTALTVEIGHMLDEGVVTTPQQIDLCMILGAGWGFHLGGITPYLDRTGYSDRVLGRRLLPDGLANAPTP, encoded by the coding sequence ATGAGCACGCCCGCACCGCGCCCCGAGCGCGTCACGCGCTCCCTGGTCCGGGACGTCCCGCTGCCCGGCGGCCTGGGCACCCTCGCCCTCGTCACCCTCGACAACGGGCTGGACCACACCAAGCCGACGACGCTCGGCCCCCAGGGCATCGCCGAGCTCACCGCGGTGCTGCGCGCACAGCGTGACCGGGCACGTGCGGGCGAGATCGCTGCGCTGGCCGTGACGGGCAAGCCGTACTTCCTCGCGGCGGGCGCCGACCTCACGCAGGTCGCGACGGTCCGGACCCGCGACGAGGCGCTGGGCCTGGGCCGCGGCGGGCACGAGGCGTACCGGCTCCTGGGCGAGCTCGGCGTGCCGACGTTCGCTTTCGTCAACGGCGTCGCCCTCGGCGGCGGGTTCGAGGTCGCGCTCAACTGCGACTACCGCACGGCGGCGGCCGACGTCCGCGCGCTCGCGCTGCCCGAGACCGGGCTGGGCCTGGTCCCCGGTTGGGGCGGGGCCTACCTCGTCCCGCGCCTCGTGGGCATCGAGGCAGCGATCGACGTCGTGCTCACCCGGCCGGCGGCGAACAAGCCGTTCACGGCGCAGCAGGCCGCCGCGATCGGCCTGGTCGACGCGGTGCTCGCACCCGCGGACTTCCTCGAGGAGTCGATCAGGTGGGCGGCGGGCGTCCTGCGCGGCGAGGTCGACGTGCCGCGTCGGCCCCTGGACGACGCCGCCACGTGGGAGGCCGCCGTCGGCGCCGCGCGTGCACGGCTCGACGCCGTGGTGCACGGCTCGCGACCCGCGCCGTCCCGTGCGCTCGACCTCATGGCCGCCGCCCGCGACGCCGACAGGGACACGGCGTTCGCCGCCGAGGACGAGGCGCTGGCCGACCTCATCATGAGCGACGAGATGCGGGCCAGCGTGTACGCGTTCGGGCTCGTGCAGGGCGGCAAGCGCCCGACGGGCGCCCCGGACGCGTCGCTCGCGCGCCCCGTCACGCGCGTCGGAGTCGTGGGGGCGGGCCTCATGGCCGCGCAGATCGCGCTGCTGTTCGCCCAGCGGCTCGGGGTGCCCGTCGTCATGCGGGACCTCGACGAGGCCCGGGTCCAGCAAGGGCTGGACGCCGTCCGGTCGACCGTCGAGCGGCTGGTGCGGTCCGGCCGCATGTCGTCCGACGCCGGCGCACGCATCGCCGCCCAGGTCTCCGGGTCCACCGACATCGGCGTCTTCGCGGGCTGCGACCTCGTCATCGAGGCGGTCACCGAGGTGCTCGAGCTCAAGAAGCGCGTGTTCGCCGAGCTCGAGGGCGTCGTCGCGCCCGACACGGTCCTCGCGACGAACACCTCCGCGCTGTCCGTCACGCGCATGGCCGCGGACCTGCAGCACCCCGAGCGCGTGGTCGGGCTGCACTTCTTCAACCCGGTGGCCGCGATGCCGCTCGTCGAGGTCGTGCAGGCCGAGCGCACGTCGGACGAGGCCCTGGCGACCGGGTTCGCGGTCGCCGGCCGGCTGCGCAAGACCGCGGTCCTGGTGAAGGACCGGCCCGGCTTCGTGGTCAACCGGCTGCTGGTGCTGCTGCTCGGGATCATCGTCGACGCGGTCGAGCACGGGACGCCGGTCGAGGTGGCCGACCGCGCGCTGGACCCCCTCGGGCTGCCGATGCCCCCGTTCGAGCTGTTCGACCTCGTCGGACCCGCCGTCGGGCTGCACGTCCTGACGTCGCTGCGCGAGGACCTGGGCGACCGCTTCCCGCGCTCCCCCGGCCTCGAGAAGCTGGTCGCCGAAGGGACGCGCGTCGTCACGCCCGCGCCCGCCAAGGGACTGCCCAAGCGCGTCGACCCGGCCGTGCAGGCCGTGTTCGACGCAGCCCGCGAGGCCCCCGTCGACGGCACCCCGCTCGACGAGGCCGGCGTGCTGGACGCCGTCCTGACGGCGCTGACCGTGGAGATCGGCCACATGCTCGACGAGGGCGTCGTGACCACGCCCCAGCAGATCGACCTGTGCATGATCCTGGGCGCCGGGTGGGGCTTCCACCTCGGCGGCATCACGCCCTACCTGGACCGCACGGGCTACAGCGACCGGGTCCTCGGACGCCGCCTCCTCCCCGACGGCCTGGCCAACGCCCCCACCCCCTGA